TTTTTCGCCCCTACATCAGGATTTAACCCTGGCCTAGCTAATTTTATTTTAAGGTTTTCTTAACAAATTGCCATAAAGCATTTAATCTGATTTCCTGATGGAAGAGATTGGACGATGAGGGGGTGCACAGACTCCCTATTTCCTATTCCCTCAAACGTGCAGACGACGGGGGATAGCTTGTTGGTGGCGATCGCCCATTTCGGAGACCGTAGCCGTTAAAATGCTCTTAATCTCTAGGCTCTCTGCTTGCACTGTTCCCAGACTTTGCCATTGATGGGGCAGTTCTTCTTGAAGATAGGCTTCCCAAGTCTCCATATACTCTGGCGCAACGGATACCACAATTCGAGCTAATCCTTCCCCAAACCAACTCAGATCCAGGCGTTGCTCACCTGAGTGAAATTCAATCTGCGCTCCTAAGCCTCCCGCAATACACGATTCTGCCAGGGCAACCGCTAACCCCCCTTCGGCGCAATCATGGGCTGAGTTTACCCATCCCTGACGAATGCCATGGCGACAGGCAGCTTGGACTCGGCGTTCTAAGTCAAAATCCACGGTTGGCGGTTGTCCAGCGACAGTGTTGTGCAAACTAGCGAGATATTCGGAGCCGCCCAAGGTCGGATTGACACCTGAACCTAATAAGTAGATGTGATCGCCGTCTTGTTGCCATCCTTGACCGCAAATTCTTGATAAATCAGGCACTAACCCCACCATTCCCACTACAGGTGTGGGATAAATCGGTTGCGGATTTCCGTCGCTATCGAGAGTCTCGTTATACAGAGAAACATTCCCCCCAGTCACCGGAGTCGAGAATTCCCCACAGGCTTCCGAGAGTCCTCGACAGGCTTCAGCCAGTTGCCAATAACCGATGGGTTTTTCGGGAGAGCCAAAATTCAGATTATCGGTGACGGCAATCGGTTCTGCCCCCACACAGCTTAGATTTCGTGCCGCTTCTGCAACAGTCGCTTTCGCCCCTTCGTAGGGGTTCAGATAGACGTAGCGAGAGTTACAATCGACGGTAGCAGCAACACCAGACTGCACAGGGGGCAACGGTTGAGGTTCAGCGCTGTCATTCACGGGACGCAGCCGAACAATCGAGGCATCTGCACCTCCCGGAAAAACCACCGTGTTATTCTGTACCTGATGGTCATATTGGCGATAGACCCATTGCTTAGAGGCGATCGTGGGGGTATCCAAAAGGTCTAAGAGGCAATCTTTCCAGGATTTGAACTCGCCCCCAATTTCAATCCCTTCCGCTCCACACTCAGGCAGTTCAGCCTCCGTCCATTGCCAAGCTGTTCGGGCATATTCTGGTGGCTCGGCCATCAATTCTCGATGGTAAATGGGTGTATTATCTGACAAAGCAGTCGCCGTAATTTCAGCAGCCGTTTGCCCTTGAAACAGAATCCGCACAATGGGTTCATCAATCACTTCGCCAGCAACCACCGCTTGCAGTCCCCAACGGTGGAAAATATCGATCAACTCCTGTTCCCGACCCTTGTATGCCACAAATAACATGCGCTCTTGGGATTCGGACAGCAGATACTCGTAGGGAACCATACCCGTTTCGCGCACGGGAATTTTGTCAAGATCTAGCTCAATTCCAACACCGCCTTTCGCCGCCATTTCTGAGGTGGAACAGGTAATTCCGGCGGCTCCCATATCCTGAGCGGCAACCACTGCACCGGTTTTGAAGGCTTCCAGACAGGCTTCAATTAGGGATTTTTCTAGGAATGGATCGCCCACTTGTACTGCGGGGCGATCGTCCATGGAGCTTTCACTGAGTTCAGCACTGGCAAAACTTGCCCCTCCCATGCCATCGCGCCCCGTGGTGGAACCCACGTAGAGAACTGGGTTCCCCGTACCAGAAGCTCCTGATTTAACAATTTCTGGGGTTTCCATCAAGCCCAGCGCCATGACATTCACCAAGGGATTCCCGGTATAAGCAGGGTCAAAATAGACTTCACCGCCGACAGTCGGCACGCCCACGCTGTTCCCATAATGGGCAATACCATCGACAACACCCGTAAAAATACGGCGATTTCGGGTATCTTCTAGGGAACCAAACCGCAGGGAGTTGAGGACAGCAATGGGGCGAGCGCCCATGGTAAAGATGTCGCGGAGGATACCCCCAACTCCAGTGGCTGCCCCTTGAAAAGGTTCGATCGCCGAGGGATGATTATGGGACTCAATTTTAAACGCTAATCGCAGTCCATCACCGAGATCGACGACTCCAGCGTTTTCTCCAGGACCGACGAGGATGCGATCGCCTTTTGTCGGAAACTGACTCAGCAGCGGCCGAGAATTTTTGTAGCAACAATGCTCCGACCACATCACCCCAAACATCCCCAATTCCGCCTTGTTGGGGTGTCTACCGAGGCGTTGGACAATTTCCTCATATTCCGAGGGTTTCAGCCCCTCAGAGGCAATATCTTGGGGGGAAAACGGACAGTCAGAAGGTGCAGCCATGATCGTTCGCAGCAGAGAGTGCGTCTCTGATTTTAGGGCAAAAGTGAGAAATCCTATCACTAGAGTTTGTGAAGGTTCGTTTGAATCAATATAATTAAGGATGAACAATAATTGTTATCAAAACTTGATTATGGATGAGAATGAGCATTATGCGTACTTCACGATTACAGGATCGTTTAACCCAGATGAAATAACCAGGCGTGTAGGTGTTGAACCCACGCGCTGCTGGTCTAAGGGAGATCCCCATCCTACAACTCATTTTGAGTGTAAGTGCAGTCGTTGGTCACTATTTTCTAGGTTAGACTCTAAAGAAGAATTAGAGGCTCATGTTTGTGATGTATTTATACAATTAGAGCAAAATTCTGAAGCGTTTCAAAACCTCTCCCAAGAATTCGGGGCTTGTATGCAACTAGTTGGTTATTTTAAGACCATATATCCTGGTCTTCACTTTGAAAGAGATATGATTGAAAAACTGGCAAAGTATTCACTAGAAGTAGATTTTGATTTTTATTACCTTTACTCAGATCGAAGAGAAGATACCTAGTTGGCAGAAGCGTTATTTTTTTTTAGATGATACCTCATAT
This sequence is a window from Roseofilum reptotaenium CS-1145. Protein-coding genes within it:
- the purL gene encoding phosphoribosylformylglycinamidine synthase subunit PurL translates to MAAPSDCPFSPQDIASEGLKPSEYEEIVQRLGRHPNKAELGMFGVMWSEHCCYKNSRPLLSQFPTKGDRILVGPGENAGVVDLGDGLRLAFKIESHNHPSAIEPFQGAATGVGGILRDIFTMGARPIAVLNSLRFGSLEDTRNRRIFTGVVDGIAHYGNSVGVPTVGGEVYFDPAYTGNPLVNVMALGLMETPEIVKSGASGTGNPVLYVGSTTGRDGMGGASFASAELSESSMDDRPAVQVGDPFLEKSLIEACLEAFKTGAVVAAQDMGAAGITCSTSEMAAKGGVGIELDLDKIPVRETGMVPYEYLLSESQERMLFVAYKGREQELIDIFHRWGLQAVVAGEVIDEPIVRILFQGQTAAEITATALSDNTPIYHRELMAEPPEYARTAWQWTEAELPECGAEGIEIGGEFKSWKDCLLDLLDTPTIASKQWVYRQYDHQVQNNTVVFPGGADASIVRLRPVNDSAEPQPLPPVQSGVAATVDCNSRYVYLNPYEGAKATVAEAARNLSCVGAEPIAVTDNLNFGSPEKPIGYWQLAEACRGLSEACGEFSTPVTGGNVSLYNETLDSDGNPQPIYPTPVVGMVGLVPDLSRICGQGWQQDGDHIYLLGSGVNPTLGGSEYLASLHNTVAGQPPTVDFDLERRVQAACRHGIRQGWVNSAHDCAEGGLAVALAESCIAGGLGAQIEFHSGEQRLDLSWFGEGLARIVVSVAPEYMETWEAYLQEELPHQWQSLGTVQAESLEIKSILTATVSEMGDRHQQAIPRRLHV
- a CDS encoding DUF4279 domain-containing protein, whose amino-acid sequence is MDENEHYAYFTITGSFNPDEITRRVGVEPTRCWSKGDPHPTTHFECKCSRWSLFSRLDSKEELEAHVCDVFIQLEQNSEAFQNLSQEFGACMQLVGYFKTIYPGLHFERDMIEKLAKYSLEVDFDFYYLYSDRREDT